One window of bacterium genomic DNA carries:
- a CDS encoding AAA family ATPase, with protein MSTEKSQIAQFRQNLEKIDKLEKFVTAEKQTLGVEDVAFVISRWTKIPVNRMMEDEKAKLLNLEAHLGERVVDQEDAIKTICEAVRRSRSGIKRHNRPIGSFLFLGSTGTGKTELAKTLAEFLFNDEKNMIRFDMSEFMEKHSVAKLIGAPPGYVGYEAGGMLTEKVKRNPYSVVLFDEVEKADPDVFNIMLQLLDDGRLTDGQGNTIDFTNTIVILTSNFGSHHILDCYREKKPVERDDMMNILKAKFRPEFLNRLEWIIFRPLTEKGIGVIVDIQLKVINKILKDQKMTIAVTPEAKKALADRGYNFEMGARPLQRVLEKEVLNPLSIGIIDGRFPEGSKVEVRYSGENFEIAKV; from the coding sequence ATGAGCACAGAAAAAAGTCAAATAGCCCAGTTTCGCCAGAACCTCGAGAAGATCGACAAGCTCGAGAAATTCGTTACGGCTGAAAAGCAGACGTTGGGCGTCGAAGATGTCGCGTTTGTAATCTCTCGCTGGACGAAGATTCCAGTCAATCGGATGATGGAAGACGAGAAAGCTAAACTGCTTAATCTCGAAGCCCACCTTGGCGAACGAGTCGTCGATCAGGAAGACGCCATCAAGACTATCTGCGAAGCTGTTCGCCGCTCGCGCTCGGGCATCAAGCGTCATAACCGACCGATTGGCTCCTTCCTTTTCTTAGGCTCTACCGGAACCGGTAAGACGGAATTGGCAAAGACTCTCGCTGAATTCCTGTTCAATGATGAAAAGAACATGATTCGCTTCGACATGTCGGAATTTATGGAGAAGCACTCGGTTGCAAAACTGATCGGCGCTCCTCCCGGATATGTCGGCTACGAAGCCGGCGGTATGCTGACCGAAAAGGTCAAGCGCAACCCCTACTCCGTTGTGCTGTTTGACGAAGTCGAGAAAGCCGATCCTGATGTGTTCAACATCATGTTGCAATTGCTTGACGACGGCCGCCTCACGGACGGTCAGGGAAACACGATCGATTTCACTAACACAATCGTTATCCTGACTTCGAACTTTGGCTCGCACCATATCCTCGATTGCTACCGCGAGAAAAAACCGGTAGAACGCGACGATATGATGAATATCCTCAAGGCGAAGTTCCGTCCTGAGTTTCTGAATCGTCTGGAGTGGATTATCTTCCGCCCATTGACTGAGAAAGGCATTGGCGTCATCGTCGATATCCAACTCAAGGTCATCAACAAGATTCTTAAAGACCAGAAGATGACAATCGCCGTGACTCCAGAAGCCAAAAAAGCGCTGGCTGATCGCGGGTATAATTTTGAAATGGGTGCGCGTCCCCTTCAGAGAGTGTTGGAAAAGGAAGTCCTTAACCCACTCTCGATCGGGATTATCGATGGCCGGTTTCCGGAAGGATCGAAAGTCGAAGTGCGTTACAGTGGTGAAAATTTTGAAATCGCAAAAGTATAG
- a CDS encoding type VI secretion system contractile sheath small subunit: MADSFKIAAPHIGTTEYKEKSDSIPVDLLPSNKMVYLTKLNSKEEQEPDLTRCKNLKEVFSTFRPTNEVTINKQDGSEESVELEFNAMKDFGSMEIIQKNDYLQEKYNEVEILRNLKNLLEKPNSKLRKDLANPQKKEEFLNVLKSYIAKL; encoded by the coding sequence ATGGCGGACTCATTTAAGATTGCTGCCCCGCATATCGGCACAACAGAATACAAGGAGAAGAGCGATTCAATTCCTGTTGATCTGTTGCCGTCGAACAAGATGGTCTATTTGACCAAATTGAATTCCAAGGAAGAACAAGAGCCCGATTTGACCCGGTGCAAGAATCTCAAGGAAGTCTTCAGTACCTTCCGTCCCACCAACGAAGTCACGATCAACAAGCAGGACGGCTCCGAAGAATCCGTTGAACTCGAATTCAACGCGATGAAGGACTTTGGTTCGATGGAGATTATCCAGAAGAACGACTATCTGCAGGAGAAGTACAACGAGGTCGAGATTCTGCGCAATCTCAAGAACCTTCTGGAGAAACCCAACTCCAAACTCCGCAAGGATCTCGCTAATCCTCAGAAGAAGGAAGAGTTCCTCAACGTCCTTAAGTCCTATATCGCGAAACTGTAA
- a CDS encoding GTPase domain-containing protein, translating to MSFNPLGIFKKAFAIFKKQSAAATPVKGADAPFEHDDNVVLVFGHSNAGKTVYFSVLYELLKGSTDYKLSPLNNETAAALIENFNLMRGKQLKIKDGRQVEVEGERKFPTMTSETRILKFALDMTMRKGIKFYTVDYKGETLSIAEPGGLRKQFAKFFPFARAALFFIDASVLDTDVLLREQIAAFQTIINDLRDCVDKKIPIGIVITKADFLEGFSPSNPVELIPANAAIHKGKGRDAFIKGLASINERRFGEVWAKSCEKVTRTLGNLIDSMTSYNVDFQFFFVTATGGLEKVQTGVQPPREITPSGVPDPLIWSFQRILFNKRKQFWWRMTKWVMGLSILWMGLFSAVNLYHYVFVYDGKLAQCEKKYNQYFSAGPSPIDQKTANIINSNYDDYLKLFPVAEFFGAKPLMDFARERQRFVRTQISADVVIADEAEVPEDSPYKEATEAAQKDYTKLAGDVGKLPPAEQQAAFDAKMAEFWAKHPAETLDPAFVKKLEDAQDKFKSGGAEVAEQKFELELTVQNIREKAQVTIQIGTDPEVEFGNLGGSSSTVTNKVDGTGNASITFRWLDYSDASAPPLVQVVENPIEEFYPKLNSGFKVDFGKDYNIIVKLKSGTPPKPPSVPQL from the coding sequence GTGAGCTTTAACCCACTCGGCATATTCAAGAAAGCCTTCGCGATTTTCAAGAAGCAATCCGCCGCAGCGACACCGGTCAAAGGCGCCGATGCTCCGTTTGAACATGATGACAATGTCGTTCTGGTCTTCGGCCATTCCAACGCCGGCAAGACTGTTTACTTCTCGGTGCTTTATGAATTGCTCAAAGGTAGTACCGATTACAAACTTTCACCGCTGAACAATGAAACTGCTGCTGCACTTATTGAGAATTTCAATCTCATGCGCGGCAAACAGCTTAAGATCAAAGACGGCCGCCAAGTCGAGGTCGAAGGTGAACGCAAGTTCCCGACGATGACTTCGGAGACGCGCATTCTCAAGTTTGCGCTCGACATGACTATGCGCAAAGGCATCAAGTTCTATACGGTCGACTACAAGGGCGAGACACTCTCGATTGCCGAGCCCGGTGGTTTGCGCAAGCAATTCGCCAAGTTCTTCCCCTTTGCGCGCGCCGCGTTGTTCTTTATCGATGCTTCCGTGCTCGATACAGATGTATTGTTGCGCGAGCAGATCGCCGCATTCCAGACCATCATCAACGACTTGCGCGACTGTGTTGACAAGAAGATCCCGATCGGCATCGTCATCACCAAAGCCGATTTCCTTGAGGGCTTCTCGCCGTCGAATCCCGTTGAGTTGATCCCGGCAAATGCCGCTATCCACAAGGGCAAAGGTCGAGATGCCTTCATCAAAGGACTCGCATCGATCAATGAACGCCGCTTCGGCGAGGTCTGGGCTAAGTCATGCGAAAAGGTCACTCGCACACTCGGAAATTTGATCGACTCGATGACTTCTTACAATGTCGATTTCCAGTTCTTCTTCGTGACCGCAACTGGTGGCCTCGAGAAAGTCCAGACTGGTGTTCAGCCGCCGCGCGAGATCACCCCTTCGGGCGTACCTGATCCGCTCATCTGGTCTTTCCAGCGCATCTTATTCAATAAGCGCAAGCAATTCTGGTGGCGCATGACTAAGTGGGTCATGGGACTTTCAATTCTTTGGATGGGATTGTTTAGTGCGGTGAATCTCTATCACTACGTCTTTGTCTATGACGGTAAATTGGCCCAGTGTGAAAAGAAGTACAACCAATACTTCTCCGCAGGTCCGTCGCCCATTGACCAAAAGACTGCCAACATCATCAACAGCAATTATGACGACTATCTCAAACTGTTCCCGGTTGCTGAATTCTTCGGCGCCAAACCGCTGATGGATTTCGCCCGTGAACGTCAGCGCTTTGTACGTACTCAAATTTCCGCCGATGTCGTCATCGCTGACGAGGCTGAAGTTCCGGAAGACTCTCCTTATAAAGAGGCCACCGAGGCCGCTCAGAAGGACTATACCAAACTCGCCGGCGATGTCGGCAAACTTCCTCCCGCAGAGCAGCAGGCGGCTTTCGACGCCAAGATGGCTGAGTTCTGGGCAAAGCATCCGGCAGAGACACTCGATCCCGCCTTCGTTAAGAAGCTTGAAGATGCGCAGGACAAATTCAAATCTGGCGGCGCCGAAGTTGCCGAACAAAAATTCGAACTGGAGTTGACAGTTCAGAACATTCGCGAAAAAGCGCAAGTCACAATCCAGATCGGAACCGATCCCGAAGTTGAATTCGGCAATCTTGGCGGCAGTTCTTCAACAGTTACTAACAAAGTCGATGGTACTGGCAATGCCTCAATTACATTCCGCTGGCTGGACTATTCCGACGCCAGTGCACCGCCTTTGGTACAAGTAGTAGAAAATCCAATCGAAGAGTTCTATCCAA
- a CDS encoding ATP-dependent Clp protease ATP-binding subunit, whose protein sequence is MDLGSFSATLQNGIRRAQELAKSYFHAEIKPQHLFLVLLRDEGGELAALLKQLGKKPDYFEALLADELSKMGKSASDEVRPVASPALQSLLVAASNKAQRFSESETRPEHILMVFVGPDSPLSEQVRRRLDFDEGKIIDANAEMKVVQSIAGGQTTTTDGGEDAVVGAEGIKYCVDMCEKARKGDYDKFFGRQEDIFNISRVLIRRRKNNPILVGPPGVGKSALVEGLALQIINKQTTPELWDTILLHLDLGQLVAGAKYKGEFEERFNALISRLTKGKGNLVLFMDEIHTLVGAGNPSGGMDAANLIKPALARGAFKVIGATTLEEYRKYIEKDKALDRRFQRVMVEEPTFQESQEIMSGVRDTYGKHHSLDIPDTVVDEAIKLSQRYIGDRFLPDKAIDLLDEAAASFRLNCTRAKNGIVDLRKEAEELKKTLGVKSAADTDEGLEDETRQKLEAFNQKFDELFSLWTGRV, encoded by the coding sequence ATGGATTTAGGATCGTTTTCAGCGACCCTGCAGAACGGTATTCGCCGCGCGCAGGAATTGGCAAAAAGCTACTTTCATGCGGAAATCAAACCGCAACATCTGTTCCTGGTTCTGCTTCGCGATGAAGGCGGCGAGTTAGCCGCGCTTCTTAAACAGCTCGGCAAGAAACCTGACTATTTCGAAGCACTGCTGGCAGATGAACTCTCCAAGATGGGTAAATCAGCTTCCGATGAAGTCCGCCCGGTTGCTTCCCCTGCCCTGCAATCCTTGTTGGTTGCAGCCTCTAATAAAGCACAGCGCTTCTCAGAGTCGGAAACTCGGCCCGAACATATATTGATGGTCTTTGTTGGACCAGACTCGCCATTGAGTGAACAAGTTCGCCGTCGTCTTGACTTTGACGAAGGCAAGATCATTGACGCCAACGCCGAGATGAAAGTCGTCCAGTCAATCGCCGGCGGTCAAACCACGACCACTGATGGCGGTGAAGATGCCGTCGTCGGCGCCGAAGGAATCAAGTATTGCGTCGACATGTGCGAGAAGGCTCGCAAGGGCGACTATGACAAGTTCTTTGGACGTCAGGAAGACATCTTCAATATCTCCCGCGTCCTGATTCGCCGCCGCAAAAACAACCCAATCCTCGTTGGCCCTCCCGGTGTCGGCAAGTCCGCATTGGTCGAAGGTCTCGCCCTACAGATTATCAACAAGCAAACGACTCCGGAACTTTGGGATACAATACTGCTTCATCTCGACCTTGGCCAATTAGTCGCCGGAGCCAAGTACAAAGGCGAATTCGAAGAACGCTTCAATGCGTTGATTTCCCGACTTACCAAGGGCAAAGGCAATCTCGTGCTGTTCATGGATGAGATCCACACCCTCGTCGGTGCGGGTAATCCTTCCGGTGGAATGGATGCCGCCAACCTGATCAAGCCGGCGTTGGCACGCGGCGCATTCAAGGTCATCGGCGCGACAACTCTTGAAGAGTACCGCAAGTATATAGAGAAGGACAAGGCGCTGGATCGCCGCTTCCAGCGGGTCATGGTTGAAGAACCGACTTTCCAGGAATCGCAGGAAATCATGAGCGGTGTTCGCGATACTTATGGCAAACACCATAGTCTTGATATTCCCGATACCGTAGTGGATGAAGCAATCAAGCTATCACAGCGCTATATCGGCGACCGTTTCTTGCCGGATAAGGCAATTGACCTGCTCGACGAAGCTGCGGCATCATTCAGGCTCAATTGCACTCGCGCTAAGAACGGAATTGTTGACCTGCGCAAGGAAGCGGAAGAACTCAAGAAGACATTGGGCGTAAAATCTGCCGCTGACACTGATGAAGGTCTTGAAGATGAGACCCGCCAGAAATTGGAAGCATTTAATCAGAAGTTTGATGAGTTGTTTTCTCTCTGGACAGGACGAGTGTAA
- a CDS encoding type VI secretion system baseplate subunit TssG, which yields MKTGFVTAEYKVRERTRLAEFSLLLTTLGIEASEYYFVSLEQQGNFFTDIETIRTLTSRVSKRDERVIFIHLPSFKNYFPQTYFVEQLEESDHDPGVMEDRYLEFWSAFDTITYRHWIAFYILRLKMLFCIEDNETELLFWDRTGGDLPTVSREDRRYLLLLRFFAPYFRGRRLLYEKVLPAFLKKPVSIDENVPGAEAIPAEYHIALGKNNSLLGRDFYPGTEFEENFTTFRININGLVADDISEFAPEGAKRVLMKNLLYLFAPAHTKNEIRYKFEPGLQLFSVGDNPKSAYLGFSTYLQETF from the coding sequence ATGAAGACGGGATTCGTGACTGCCGAATACAAGGTTCGCGAACGCACCCGTTTAGCAGAATTCAGCTTGCTTCTAACCACATTGGGAATCGAGGCCTCGGAGTACTACTTCGTCAGCCTCGAGCAACAAGGCAACTTCTTCACCGATATCGAGACCATCCGGACTCTCACTTCTCGCGTCTCAAAACGCGATGAGCGTGTGATCTTTATCCACTTGCCGTCATTTAAGAACTACTTTCCACAAACTTACTTCGTTGAGCAACTGGAAGAATCAGACCACGACCCCGGCGTCATGGAAGACCGCTATCTCGAGTTTTGGAGCGCGTTTGACACCATCACTTATCGCCACTGGATTGCATTTTACATTCTGCGGCTCAAGATGCTATTTTGCATCGAAGACAACGAAACCGAGTTGCTTTTCTGGGATCGCACCGGCGGAGACTTGCCGACTGTCAGTCGGGAAGATCGCCGCTACCTGCTGCTGTTGCGGTTTTTTGCACCGTACTTTCGCGGTCGCCGTCTTCTCTATGAGAAGGTCCTGCCCGCATTTTTGAAGAAGCCGGTCTCGATCGATGAGAATGTACCGGGCGCCGAAGCAATTCCGGCCGAGTACCATATTGCCTTGGGCAAGAACAACAGCCTCCTTGGACGCGACTTCTATCCCGGGACAGAATTCGAAGAGAATTTCACGACTTTTCGCATCAACATAAACGGATTGGTCGCCGACGACATTTCCGAGTTTGCTCCTGAAGGCGCCAAGCGAGTTCTTATGAAAAACTTGCTCTACCTTTTTGCACCGGCGCATACGAAGAATGAAATTCGCTACAAATTCGAACCGGGTTTGCAGTTATTCTCTGTCGGGGACAATCCGAAGTCGGCATATCTTGGATTCTCAACTTACTTGCAAGAGACGTTTTAG
- a CDS encoding protein kinase: protein MTHDYHGRYAEFAVIDDPSLPERFQNYSIDKNKIGEGPISLCYRAQRIDTNETVRLKVFRRRLSQNPEIVELFQKQSRLYSEFRGSQIQSFRGTTAHNEMLILEYGYVDGVSLRSIISENAPLHPDLVGLIAQGILQALNQIHGVRPSPGMGNLIPLHKNLKPENVILTTDGRIMLTDIDMLPFCHLADRLKLSLPYSLNVYESPEQLLKSGYADRRSDLFALGLMMLEMATGRYPYGGANVFEVRQNIREEYRENADSLYPSYKEPSVRSLTKSLSRLIDKMVEHNPEKRMQTLMDLESSLVDYFKDASYDYPQKTLTDFLRLRSFQTERARKKGFIDRLFGG, encoded by the coding sequence ATGACGCACGATTATCATGGACGATATGCGGAGTTTGCGGTCATTGATGACCCTTCCCTGCCTGAGCGCTTCCAAAACTACAGCATCGACAAGAACAAGATCGGCGAAGGGCCGATCAGTCTTTGCTATCGCGCCCAGCGTATCGATACCAATGAAACCGTTCGTCTCAAAGTCTTCCGACGTCGATTATCCCAAAACCCGGAGATAGTTGAACTATTCCAGAAACAAAGTCGCCTTTATTCGGAATTCCGCGGCAGCCAGATCCAGTCATTTCGAGGTACAACAGCTCACAATGAGATGTTGATACTTGAGTATGGCTACGTCGACGGCGTGAGCCTGCGCAGTATCATCTCCGAGAATGCCCCGCTCCATCCCGATCTCGTTGGGCTAATCGCCCAAGGTATTTTGCAGGCGCTCAACCAGATCCATGGAGTCAGGCCATCGCCAGGTATGGGGAATCTGATCCCCTTACATAAGAATCTCAAACCCGAGAATGTCATTTTGACCACTGACGGCAGAATTATGCTGACCGATATTGATATGCTTCCCTTTTGCCACTTGGCTGACCGTCTGAAGTTGAGCCTGCCATACTCGCTCAATGTCTATGAGTCACCCGAGCAGCTACTCAAATCCGGTTATGCCGACCGCCGGTCGGACCTTTTCGCTCTTGGCTTGATGATGCTGGAGATGGCCACGGGTCGGTATCCCTATGGCGGTGCGAATGTCTTTGAAGTGAGGCAGAATATCAGGGAAGAATATCGCGAGAATGCGGACTCATTATATCCTTCATATAAGGAGCCGAGTGTACGTTCGCTCACCAAGTCGCTTTCACGCCTGATTGACAAGATGGTCGAGCACAATCCGGAAAAAAGAATGCAAACCCTGATGGACTTAGAGAGTAGTTTGGTCGACTATTTCAAAGACGCAAGCTATGACTACCCGCAAAAGACGCTAACCGACTTCCTGCGACTAAGGTCCTTTCAGACCGAACGTGCACGCAAGAAGGGATTTATTGATCGGTTGTTTGGCGGATGA
- a CDS encoding FHA domain-containing protein → MPLKPLLVVEEGPDRGRQFSTDAVQFRIGRSSEKCDFVLSDDDSAISREHFAVIRRGDAFLFTNLSRNGSTINGVKADQTLLKNNDLIKVGLQTVIRFAVMDSRDMEANPSFG, encoded by the coding sequence ATGCCGTTGAAACCGCTTTTGGTAGTTGAAGAGGGTCCTGATAGAGGACGGCAGTTTTCGACCGACGCCGTCCAATTTCGAATTGGCAGGTCGAGTGAAAAGTGCGATTTCGTGCTGTCTGACGATGACTCGGCCATCAGCCGCGAGCATTTTGCTGTCATTCGCCGGGGAGACGCCTTTCTTTTCACGAATCTTTCGCGCAATGGCTCGACTATCAACGGTGTGAAAGCCGATCAGACTCTCCTTAAGAATAACGACTTGATTAAGGTCGGACTGCAGACTGTTATCCGTTTTGCTGTTATGGATAGCCGCGACATGGAAGCCAATCCCAGTTTCGGTTAG